GACAAGATTTGGCCGCTGGTGAATATGCGTTGTATACAATTCCAACTAAAGAAGATTGGGATGTGATATTTTACAAAGACACTAAAAACTGGGGAAATCCAAAGGAATGGAACGAATCTAATGTTGCATTGAAAGTAAAAGCGCCATCAACAAAGTCCATGAATAATAAAACCGAAACGTTCGAGATTCGTTTTACAAATGTGACGCAAAAATCTGCAAATTTGGTAATGGCTTGGGATAACGTAAACGTTGTATTGGAAATAGAAACAAATACAATTAATACGGTATTAAAAATGATTGGAGAACAATTAAACGAAAATTCATCTGCAAGAGATTTTTATAATTCAGCTAATTTTTATTATTCAAATAAATTGGATCGAAATCAAGCAATAAAATGGGTAAATACAGCTTTAGAAAAAGATCCGAATGCGCCAGCTTATTATAAAGAATTGAAGGAAAAATTAGAAAAAGATAAATATTAAATAAAATTAAATTAGTAAATCCGTTTCTTTAATACTGAAGAAACGGATTTTTTTATTCAGATATATTTTTTTTCAAAATGATTTGCAAATAAGAAAACATCAACGCAGTCGACCAACCAACCATCATAATTCCATTGATAGCTTCTAAACCAGCCAATATTTTCCATTCGCTATCAATCACTACATCACCATAACCTACTGTTGTAAATGTTATAAATGAAAAATAAAGCGCTTCTTGAAAACTATATAAATTATCAATATTAGGATTAAAATAAAAAGCAGCTGCCCATATTGTACATTGCGCGCCATGCAACAAAGTAAGTAAAGACACTGATAGAGCCATTTGCCACAAAACATGACTAATAGATAGTCGTTGGTTTTTGAAATTGAATTTATGCAGATATTTAAGGGAATGTACTGTAAATGTTGATTGTAAAATAACATTCATACAAATTATCAATACTCCAAAACATATAATTAGAAACATAGTATTTTATTGATGTAAAAGTATTCCTTTCCGTAATTTTTTCAAAGAAATAATAGAATTAGTTAAGATTTAATGTAAATCAGGTCTATTTTTTGAATATTTTAATTGTGTTAGCATTTGTTTTTGTATCTTCTAATTCTTAAACAATTAAACACTAAAATAAATGAAAAAAATTTTACTATTGAGTACTTTATTATTAGGTACATACTCACTAAATGCACAAAATAAATCTGCCACAGATTTACCTTATTCGTACGTTTTCGAAACGGAGGACCTTGACGGATGGACAATTATTAATGCTGGAAATGGTAACAATTGGGCCGTTCATCAAGCTTCTTCAGAAACGCCAGATCCTTCAGAAGGAAAATATTATATGATGTACTATTTTCATGATAATCCAGCTAATTCATATTTATTTTCAAAAGGTCTTAATTTAAAAGCAAACGAAAATATTAATCTACAATTTGATTATATGGGAATTGATGCTTGGTTTCCAGAAAAAATGGAAGTACTAATTGGCTTGAATCCTGATGTCGAGTCGATGACACAAAGACTTTGGATTGATGAAGAAATTATAAATTACCCTTACGAAACAGCTTCTGTAAATTTTGAAGTTCCTACCGATGGAGTCTATTATATTGCTTTTAGAGCCTTTTCTGATCCAGATCAATTTTACTTAAGCTTAGATAATATTATCATCAAAAAAGAATCATTGGCTACGCAAGAAGTAAATAAAACAAAATTGACGTATTATCCTAATCCTGTAAAAGATGTTTTAACGATTAAAAACGATCACAACATCAAAAACATTGAAATTTTTGATTTATCTGGTAAAACGTTAATTAAAAAAGTGTACGATTCTGCTAACATTGATGTCGATATTTCAAAAATACCAAAAGGAACGTATATGGTAAAAATAAGTAGTGAGAACAGTAAAAAAACAATAAAAGTAATTAAAGATTAACGTTCAGTTTTTGATAAATTTTCATATATTTAATTACAAAACAATGTTACATAAAACGGATAGAAAGCTTTTATATGTAAGCATTCTATTCGCTTTAAATTCATAAAGAATTGATAAAAAAACGTTTTCTATTGGCTTATTTCTTAATTTTGTAATTCTAAATCTATCATTCAACAAATGAAAATTAATTTTAAACATATTTTATTGTGTCTTGGAGTTACTTCTATTGGATTAACATCTTGTTCATCTAATAAAAGTTCGAACAAAATAGTCTATAAAAAAGTAGAAACTAAGCAACCTACAAAACCTGCTGAACCTACAATTCCGACTACACCTAAAACAGAAATTTCTACAAAAAAAGACGACATTTTTACAGTAAAATTACCCGATGTTAATCGCGAATTCCGAGCAGCATGGGTGGCTTCTGTTGCAAATATCAATTGGCCTTCGAAACGAGATTTATCGACAACACAGCAAAAAGATGAAGCGATAAAGTTGTTGGATATGTTAGAAGCTAACAATTTTAATGCAGTTATATTTCAAGTTCGTCCGGCTGCAGATGCAATGTATAAAAGTAATTTAGAGCCTTGGTCTTATTTTTTAACTGGACAACAAGGGAAAGCACCTTCGCCTTATTACGACCCCTTAGAATTTTGGGTAGAAGAAGCACATAAAAGAGGTTTAGAATTGCATGTTTGGTTAAATCCATATCGAGCACATCATAGTAGCGGTGGCTCTGTAACCAGCGAATCTATGGTGAAAAAATCTCCAAACAATGTGGTGAGATTGAAAAATGGAATGTACTGGTTCGACCCTGCTGATAAGAAAACACAAGATCACGTTTCAGAAGTTGTTCGTGATATTGTTTCTCGTTATGACATTGATGGTGTTCATTTTGATGATTATTTTTATCCTTATGCTTCTTACAATGGCGGAGCAGATTTTCCTGATACTAAAACATGGAATGTTTACAAAAATAATGGAGGAAATTTATCGCGAGCAGATTGGCGTCGTCAAAACGTGAACACAATTATCGAAAGAATATACAAAGAAATAAAAGAAGAAAAACCTTTTGTGAAATTTGGAATTAGTCCTTTTGGAATATGGAAACCGGGCTACCCTTCTGGAATTACAGGTTCTTCGCAATATGATGAATTATACGCTGACGCAAAATTATGGTTAAATAAAGGTTGGGTTGATTATTTTTCACCTCAATTGTATTGGCCAATTAACTCAACTGGGCAAAGTTTTCCTAAATTATTAGAATGGTGGAAATCTGAAAACACACATAATCGTCACCTATGGCCTGGTTTGAATACAGTTGAAGTTAAAGTTTCGGACAGATCAACGGAGATTACAAATCAAGTTAAAATGGCTGGTGAAATTTTACAAAATAATGTAGGTGTAATTCACTGGAGTATTGCAGGTTTAACAAAAAATCCTTCGATGCTGAGTTATTTAAAAGAAGGACCTTACAAAACAAAAGCGTTAGTACCAACGATGAATTGGATAAAAACAGATCATTTGGCAAAACCAAGTTTAATTGTAAATGCTAAAACATCGGAAGTTGTAATGAATTGGAGTGATTATAAAATGCAATCAAATGTGTCAAAATGGATTTTGTACACACGTTACAACAACGATTGGGAAACCTCTATATTGGATAAAACAAAAACGAACCAAACCGTTTTAAAACATAAAGATGGAAAAAGCTTAACCGCTGTTGCGCTAAAAGCTGTAGACCGTATAGGTAACGAAAGTGATTACGTTGCTGAAAGAATTAATTAAAATTTTAATGGATATAAAATAAAAACTGGACTTCAACTTGAGGTCCAGTTTTTGTATATTTAGTTCTAAATAATTTCTAATGAAAAAAGAAAATATAATTCTTTATATAATGCTATTTATTCCTCTTTTATTTTTGGGAGGAGTAGCTGGTTATTTTTTTCTTTTCTCTAAACCTTATGTTCCTAATGAATATTATAAAACAATCCAATACAAAGGAATTGTTCAAAAAATTTATACAAAATATGAAAGTAGAGGAAATAAGCGAATGGTTAGAGTCAATTTTTTTGACTATTTTTTACCTTACGATGAAGCTGATAAATTTATTGAAAAAGGAGACTCTATTGTGAAAAATAAAGGAGAAACATCTTTACATATTTATAGAAATCATAAACTAATTAATAGTTTAAAATAAAAAAAAGTCATTACAAAAAATGCAATGACTTTATATACTGATTATTATCTCTTTTAAATTGATTTTTGATAAATGTAATCATCCATAATGTATACATTTCCGATATCAAATGTTTTCGATTCCATATTTTTGAAACCATTTTTCTCATAAAAACGAATTGCTTTTGCATTGTTTTTATTAACGGTTAAATGAACTGCTTTTGCACCTTTTTCTTTTGCATAATCCACTACTCTATTCAACATCAATTGTCCAATTCCTTTGGTTTGATTAGATTCTTTCAAGTAAATTTTTGATAAGAACACTGTATTATTCTCATCCAATTTATAATGTAAATAACCAGAAGGAACATTATCAATCTTTAAAATTTCCCAAACATCACCGTTTGCAATTCCTTCGTTTACCTTATCGTTATTGTACATCATATCAATCATATAATCGATTTGATCTTGTGCTAATAAATCTTTGTAACACTCATTCCAAATTTCTCTTGCTAAAGGTTGAACTAAATGTATATTTTTCTCATTAACGGTATGAAAATGACAATAAACATTAAGTTTAACTGGATTTATTTTTTGTTTAACTTCTATATTTTGTAGCATTTCATCTTTACGTTTGTCAATTGCACCTTCTAACATTTGTAAGGTCCACTTACGTTTCAAAGAATTGTAATAAAACATTCCAATTCCAATATATAAAAAGACTTGCACAGCAATAGTAACGTAATTTTCTACTAAGTATTTATTCATTTTTAGGCTATTCTCCATCAAATTATCCATTGATGAACTACTAAAATTAACACCAATATCAATAATTCCTGAAGCAAACAACATTACAAATACAAAAGAAAACGCTATTTCTCCTGCGATATACAACCCTACTGCGGATAAAACTGTTTTTAATTTATCCTTTTTGAAAAATTTTGCTAAAAAATAAAACTGAAAACTAAATATGATGATTAGAAACACTGATTGTAATTTTTTTATATCTCACAAAAATACGAAAAATATAAGCGTAATCCTTTATATTTGTATGAAACATATCAAAACAAAAAGTGATTTATTATGTATAGCGATAAATTTCAGAACTATTTACAATCTCAGTTAAATGACTTAGAAGAACAAGGACTGTTCAAAAAAGAACGCATCATTGCTTCTCCTCAAAGTGCAGAAATCACATTAGAAAATGGTCAAACATTGTTAAATTTTTGTGCAAATAATTATTTAGGATTATCAGATCATAAAGATGTTATTTCGGCTTCTCAAAAAATGTTAGATGATCGTGGATACGGTATGTCATCTGTACGTTTTATTTGTGGAACACAAGATGTTCACAAACAATTAGAAAAGAAAATCGCTGATTTCTTAGGAATGGAAGACACGATTTTATATGCAGCTGCTTTTGATGCAAATGGTGGTGTTTTCGAACCATTATTTACTGAAGAAGATGCTATTATTTCTGATGAATTAAACCATGCTTCTATTATTGACGGCGTTCGTTTGTGTAAAGCTGCTCGTTACCGTTACAAAAATAATAATATGGCAGACTTAGAAGCGCAATTGATAGCCGTTTCTGAAAAAAATCATCGTTTTAAAATCATTGTAACAGACGGTGTATTCTCGATGGATGGTATTGTAGCAGACTTAAAAGGTGTTTGTGATTTAGCCGAAAAATACGATGCACTTGTTATGGTAGATGATTCTCATGCAACTGGTTTCATCGGTAAAACTGGTCGTGGGACACATGAACACAACGAAGTAATGGGACGTGTAGACATTATTACTTCTACTTTGGGTAAAGCTTTAGGTGGTGCAATGGGTGGATTTACATCTGGTAAAAAAGAAGTAATTGAAATGTTGCGCCAAAAATCTCGTCCATATTTATTCTCTAACTCTTTAGCTCCAGGAATTGTTGGTGCTGCTTTGCAAGTGTTAGATATGTTAGAAACTGATACTTCTTTACGTGATAAAGTTATGTGGAATGCCAATTACTTCCGCAAAGAAATGGTAGCTGCTGGTTTTGATATTCCAGAAGGTGATGCTGCTATTGTTCCAGTTATGTTATACGATGCAAAATTATCTCAAGTAATGGCAGATAAATTATTAGCTGAAGGTGTATATGTCATCGGCTTCTTTTTCCCTGTTGTTCCTCGCGATAAAGCTCGTATCCGTGTACAGTTATCAGCTGCACATACAAAAGAACAATTAGATCATACAATTGCAGCTTTTATTAAAGTTGGTAAAGAATTAGGAGTGATTAAGTAGTTATTATCTAAATATTATAAAAAAGGTCGGTTTAAAACTACCTTTTTTATTTCATCAAAAATGATTATTTTACAACTAATATTAATTGCCATGTTCAAGTTATAAGTGCAACTGGCCAAGTAGATTTTAGTTTTTCGATAGGGCTAATATAGCCAAACTTTCTTACTCTTCTATTGTTAATTAATTTTTCTATTTGTTTGATTCTTAGGTTACTTACTAAATTCAGGTCTGTTTTCTTTGGTAAAAATCTTCTTATCAAGCCTATTCTGTTCTCAACAGTTCCTTTATCTTGTGAGGTGTAGGGTCGGGTGAAATAGGTTTTGATATGGTGTTTTTCGGCTATTTGTTTGTGTCTGGCAAACTCTTTTCCGTTGTCAAAAGTCATGGTTTTGATCCAGCTGCTACTTATTCTGGATATTCTTTTATTGATTAATTCTTGAATGTTTTGAGGGTCTTTTCCTTGCAATTTGTCTAAGGTGGTTACCAAAGTTGCTCGGTCTGTCATCACTAATAGAGCTGATTTGTGGTCTTTCCCCATCATTAAATCGACTTCGATGTCTCCCAATCTTTCTCGTTGTTCAACTACTTTTGGACGTTTCTCAATGGATACTCTGTCTTTGATTATACCTCGGGTTTGTTTATAGTTGCCTCTTTTGAATCTGCGCCTGCCATGTCTTAAAAATTTATACAGATTTTTATAGGGCGCGTCAGCTCTTCGATTACTCTTTTTACAGTCCCATATCCATTGATAGATGCATTCTAGAGAAACACCCTGAACGCCCATGCACTTCCATTCTACAGCAATCAATTCTGGACTTAGTTGTTCATTCTTTAACCAATTAGCTGCCTGATTTTTAAGCGACTCTGTGAATTTTACTGCCTTGTTTTTTTGTTTGTGCCTTAAACTTGTTTTTTCTTGCGCCAAATCAGGAATATAGCTACCTGCGTGTAGACCACGCTTACCAATATTTCTTTGTAATTCACGCGTGATGGTAGATTTATGTACGCCTATTAAATCAGCAATATCTTTTTTGCTTTTTCCTGCTGTCAAAAGTATTCCAATTTGGTATCTTTGTTCCTGGTCGAGTTGTTTATATGTTTTTTTCACAAATCAAATTTAACACTTGGCTAATCATTGGGGGCTAGCCCCCAATGATTTAATTTGAGTTGCACTTATTTGTTGAACTTAGAATTTTATAAAATGTCAAAATATTTTCTTTTTTTATTATTGATCTGTTCAGAAACATTTGTGTTTAGTCAATTTCAAAACAAACAGCTTTTTGAAGAAGTCAAAAGATACGAAAACGGTAAAATAAAAACTATCATTGGACTAAATGAATATGATAAAAGAGAAGGTATAACTTACGAATATTTTCCAAACGGTTTACTTTTTAGAGAAACAAGCTATGTAAATGATAAAAAAGAAGGCATGGAAATTACTTATTTTCCAAATTCCGTTATCGAAAGTAGAGGATTATTCATTAATGATTTAGCAGAAGGAGCATTCCAATATTTTTATAAAAACGGAAAGCCATTTGCTACTTTAGTATTTCAAAACAATTTACTCGTAACTGCCAAAGATTGTTATACAAGCAAAGGTGAAATAGTATATTGCGGACCTATAAATAATGGAAATGGTGTATTTTTAAAATATGACAAAAAAGGAAATCTAATTTCTAAAGATTACTACAAAAATGGAGTTTTCCAACGTTCAGAACATGTAGAAGTCAACTTAAAAAAGTAATAAATAGACAACTAAACGCCACCTTTTGTCTTTCAAAATCCTTACTTTTACAACAATTCAACAAAGAAAATTTCAAAATGGCTCAATTCATAGAAAATGTTGTAAAAGATTTATTGCATAATCAAACAAATTTTATCAATACGACTTTGGTCTTACCAGGAAAGCGTCCTATGCTTTTTTTTAGAGAAGAATTTCAACGTCAATCGCAAAATATCATTCTCCCTCAAATGAAAAGTATCGAGGAATTGATGAGCGAACTTTCTGGTTTAGAAATTATTTCTGGTATCAATCTTTGGTTCAAAGCCTATCAAGCTTATAAGAAAATCGTTGACAAACCAGATTCTTTCGAAGATTTTATCAAATGGGGACCAACTGTTTTAAAAGACTTTGATGATATTGACGCTTCCTTGCAACCTGCGAATAAAGTGTTAGATTATTTGGTTTCGGTTGAACGAATCAATCAATGGGGTGAAGGAAAAATTGATATTGGTAAAAATGAAATCATTCAAAATCATTTAACTTTTTGGGGAATCGTTTCAAAGTTATACGTTCAATTGCAACAAGATTTACTTGATTCGAAGGAAGGTTATGCTGGAATGGTTTTTAGAATTGCGAGCGAAAAAGTCAACGAAATTGTTGAGAACAAAACTTCTCATTATGTATTTGCTGGTTTCAATGCATTAACGAAAGCAGAACAAGCGCTTATTTTTAAATTAGAAAAAGAAAATTTAGCCACTTTATATTTTGATGCAGATAAATATTACTATGAAAACCCCAATCAGGAGGCGGGTTCATTTTTAAGAAAATACAAAGAAAAAATAAAACCAATTAATTGGGTTGTTGATGAATTTTCGAAGCCAAAAAATTTACACACAATTGGTGTTGCAAAACAAGTTGGACAAGCAAAATACATCGCAGATTTAATCCGAAACCTGAACGACGATGAGATTAAAAATACAGCTTTAATTTTGGCTGATGAATCTATTTTACCTGCAATTCTAAATTCATTACCCGAAAATATTACGCATCTTAATATCTCGATGGGTATTCCATTACGTTCGGTTCCATTAGCACAATTTTTCAAATCGATTTTCGAATTGCAGATGAATCGCGAAAAATTAGGAAAAGGATCGATGTTTTATTTCAAGAATGTTTTACAAATTCTCGAAAACAAAACCTTATCTCATTTTAGTTCGGATAAAAGTCGACAACTAATTGATGAAATTCGTACTCAAAATCGAATATTCAATTCAGAGAAATCAATTCAAAATGCGTTAGAAAATTCTATTTTCAAATCCATTTTTCATATTCCAACATCTATTACAGCATTTATTCATCATTTAAAAAATTGGACAGATGAATTATTGCATCATCCTTCGATGAATGATTTATTAACGAAAGAATACTTGTTCTTTTTCAAAAAAGTATTCAATCAATTACACGAAAACTTACTACAAGTAAATGATATAAAAGATTATAGAACATTATTTTTGTTGTACAACAAAATCGTTTCTTCCGAATCTATTTCGTTTATTGGCGAACCATTGAAAGGTTTACAATTAATGGGACTTTTGGAAACACGTTTGTTAAATTTTGACAACATTATCATGACTTCTATAAATGATGAAATTTTGCCTTTGGGACGACAAAACAATACATTTATTCCGTATGACATTCGCAAACAAATGAAATTGAATACATTTACCGAAAACGATTCGATTTATGCGTATCACTTTTACCGATTGATTCAACGTGCGAAAAATGCTTACTTTGTTTATGATACAGAAGCAGACGGAATGGGTTCTGGCGAAAAATCTCGCTTTTTAGCGCAAATAAAATTTGAAAGTCATCACAAGATGAAAGAAATTTTTGCTGCACCAAGTTTTGTTACAAAACCATTGAAAGAAATTATTGTTCCTAAAACAGATGAAACGATGAAAAAACTTTGGAATTGGGCAGAATACGGAATCTCTCCTTCTTCTCTTTCTTCCTATTTGCGTAATCCATTGGATTTTTATGAACAACGAATCTTCAACGTAAAAGAAGTTGAAGAGGCCGAAGAAACCGTAAGTGCAAGAACTTTAGGGAATATTGTACATGGTGCTTTAGAAGATTTATATCAACCTTATTTGAACCGATTTTTACACGAAAACGATTTCAAATTAATTGAAAAAGAAAAATATAAGACTTTACAAGTTCATTTTCAGAAGGAATATAAAGATGGACATTTAGACAAAGGTCCAAACTATTTGATTTATAAAATTGCAGAACGAATTGTTGACGGTGTTTTGTCAAAAGATGTGAAAACGGCAAAAGAAAATGAATTTATCATTCAATCATTGGAATCAAAACACGAAGTAGATTTTACCTTGACCAATGGAAAAGTAGTAAAACTTAAAGGTGTTATTGATCGTATTGATTCTGTTAACAATCAATTGCGAATTATTGATTACAAAACAGGTTATGCGAAAGATATTTCGGTTAAAACAGAAGAAATCGAAGTTGTTTATCAAAAAGAAGATAAAGCGAAACAATTGCAATTAATATTTTACGCGCATTTGTATTATTCCAACAAAGAAAATATAAATAAAGAAATTGAGTTGTGTATTTATCCTATCAAATTTCCGAATAAAGAATTAATAAAACTTTCTGTTGATAAGAATACAACGATCAATTATTCTATTGTAGATCACTCTAGTGAACCAATGGCAAGCTTAATTGAAGAAATTCTAAATCAAGAAATTCCATTCAAACAACCAGAATAGTACTCAATACACCATAATAAAACCCTTTGTATCGTATTCTAACAAAGGGTTTTATATTTAATTAACGTATAATTCCATTTAAATTCTTAATATTTTGCTAAAAAATAGTAGTTTTGGAAAAGTTTAAAATCGCATAATGAAAAATAACAAACTTTTTATAGCTATCATCGTTGCCTTGTTAATTGGTGTGGCTGTTGGTGGTTATGTACATTACTACACCTCTCCAGAATTTATTAAAACATTTTCGACAAATATCAAATTACTTGGTACTATTTTTATTCGACTTATTCAGATGATTATCGCGCCATTAGTTTTTTCAACTTTAGTTGTAGGTATTGCTAAAATGGGTGATATGAAAATGGTTGGACGCGTTGGAGGGCGTGCCATGGGATGGTTTATTACAGCTTCACTTACTTCTTTGGTAATCGGTGCTGTTGTTGTAAATATAATGAAGCCTGGAGAAGGCATAAACATAGAAATGGATGCGAGTTCTGCTCAAGATTTATTAAAAGGACAAGCTTCATTAACATTAGAACATTTCATTACACACATGATTCCAAAATCTGTTTTTGAAGCGTTTGCAACAAATGAAATTTTACAAATTGTAGTTTTCTCTATTTTCTTTGGAGTAGCCATGGCTGCTTACGGAAAAGAAGGAGAAATGATCACAAAAGCTTTAGATAAAATTTCGCATATCGTTCTAATCATGGTTGGTTACGTAATGTGGACTGCACCATTGGGTGTTTTAGGAACTATTGCTGCTGCTATTGCAACTTACGGATTCGGAATTTTCGCATTATATGTTAAATACTTAATCGCTTTTGTAATAGGAATCGCCTTATTGTGGTTAGTATTATGTATCGTTGGATACTTTAT
This portion of the Empedobacter stercoris genome encodes:
- a CDS encoding dicarboxylate/amino acid:cation symporter is translated as MKNNKLFIAIIVALLIGVAVGGYVHYYTSPEFIKTFSTNIKLLGTIFIRLIQMIIAPLVFSTLVVGIAKMGDMKMVGRVGGRAMGWFITASLTSLVIGAVVVNIMKPGEGINIEMDASSAQDLLKGQASLTLEHFITHMIPKSVFEAFATNEILQIVVFSIFFGVAMAAYGKEGEMITKALDKISHIVLIMVGYVMWTAPLGVLGTIAAAIATYGFGIFALYVKYLIAFVIGIALLWLVLCIVGYFILGKRLFDLLRHIKAPLLIAFSTTSSEAVFPKLVEELEKFGAQKKIISFTLPLGYSFNLDGSMMYMTFASLFIAQVYGIHMPIEKQILMLLVLMLTSKGVAGVPRASLIVVVATCSMFGIPPEGIALILPIDHFCDMARSMTNVLGNALSTVAVDKWEGHVAIEQTYTHDEDDHQKA